The stretch of DNA AGGAGAGGGTCTCGCTCTTTTCTATAAACTGCTCTTGAAGCTGAGAATATAACCCTTTATAATGCTTTTCTTCGTCTGAACTAATGACAGAATTCGCAGAAGCCTGAGTAACCGCCTTCTCTTCAAATTCACGCACCAATTGGTGGAGCTGATCTATCTTTGTTTCTTTCTGATTTAAAAGGTCTTGAAGCTCCTCGCATCTCATTTCAAGCGTAGTAAAATTTTCTAACGAGAGGGTTAGTTGGTGACAACGGTTTTCATACTCAGAACAACGTTGCTTCTCTACTAAAATCTCATTTCGTAAACACTCTAAACTCTTTTCCTTTTCCTGCAAAGCAGATGCCCATAGAGAAAGATCTGAATTCGCTGAACCATCACTTTCATAAACCAAAGGCTCTGCTAACCAAGGAAACACAACATCCTCGTTCTTAGAAACCAATTGAACATACTTATTATGAAGTTCTGCGTAATCTTCTAGCCAACTGTTTTTTTGATCAGCTAAAATTTTCAAATCTATAGTTAAGTACTCTTGTTTCTGATAGGCCTCTTTTAAAAGCTCCTGACATTTCGTAAGCTCTTTCTCTAAACCTTGAGCACGAGCATCCAAAAATTCCTTCTCTTGGCTCTTTTTCTCTAGTAAATCTTGATAAACATTACGTTGCTCATCCAAATCTTCCGAAAGCCTTACCCGCTCTTTCCCCTTAGCCACCTCTTCTTCTTGAGCAAGCCATACCCCTTGAAGGAAAAGCCCGTAAGAAAGTAAAAATGATAAACCTAAACCAGAAAACCAAAAGGACTGATATAAAGGTTCTCCAATAACATACTTAGCAAGATAAAAAGTTACAAAAATCCCCGTAAGCAAAGCATAGCCCTTGCCACGAAAACATAAAATCAGTGGCAGCGCCAAAGAAGAAAATACTAATAGAAAGGGAATTAAGGAAACTTTAACAACAGATGCGCAACCTAAACACGCAAAAATCGACAACAGAGCACTTATAAAAACCCATTCTATAGAAAATGATCGCGTGTTCTTTATCAAATTTCCTAACTTAATAGGCTGATTTACCCATCGATACAGACGTTTGCTAAGCACGTACATCGGTTTTAACATCCCAATAAATGAATAAGTTTAAGACTCGTCTAAAGAGTCTCGTGCTTTTGTTAATAAATAGCTGATCACAGCAGGATCTCCTTCATAAGTCATCTCCACCTGGATTTTGCCGTCAGAAGATACCTGACCACAAGTTACCAATACGTAAGCACTTACGTCATCTTTGAAAACTTCTGGATAGTCATTGCACTCATTCCCAGACACTTTCTTCTCCTCTCCAGCTAAAGATTTATATAACACAACTAGGGAGTCTGCAAAAGCCTCTATCAGGATCCATGCTAAGCTCTTCTTACCCCAATCTAGTAGTCCCAAAATTCTCTGGGCCACCAAAACTTTTTATTAGTTATCTAAAAAACAAAATACTTAATAACAATCAACAAAGAAAAATCATAAAAAATTTATTTTAATAAACGTTTTCTTTCTTGTTAGAATAAAACTAAACAAAAGTTAAATTTTTTTATTATGTCTATAACTATTACAGGGACTAATCCCACAGCTAATGCTACAAACAGTTCTCGCCCTCCCCTAGAACCTTTAAATACACCTAAAATAGGTGCTGTGCTTTTTAGCATTTACGAGCTTCTTTTACAAGCAATTGAAATTCGACAACAAACAGTTCTGACTCAATCACAACAATTAAACGACAATACTAATATTCAACAACAATTAAACCAAGAAACTAATCAGATCAAGTACGCCATAGTAAGTGCTGGAGCAAAAGAAGACGAGATCACTCGAGTACAAAATCAGAACCAAAACTACTCAGCTCAAAGATCTAACATCCAAGATGAACTCGTAACCACACGACAAAACGGTCAGATTATCCTCTCACACGCCTCTACAAACATTAACATCATACAACAGCTAGCCTCACAAGATTCCTCTTTTATCAAAACGACAAACTCGATAGGAAGCACCGTAAACCAAATGAATAAACCCCTAGGATAATTAATTAAACCATCCTTAAACATTTTAAAACCAAAAACTAGTTAGGTTGAATATGTGGATTATAGACCCTCTCTCCGTAAAAAAACCTCTACAAGCAGCCATAAATGTTCCTGGAACTCCAATTACAGAAGGACCGAATACAGCAACTGCTGACGATATCATTACAAAATTCTCAAAAGACTCAAATCCCCTGATTATTACTGTTTACTACGTATATCAATCCGTATTAGTTGCCCAAGACAACCTGTCGATTATTGCCCAAGAACTTCAAGCAAATGCTTCAGCACAAACCTACTTAAATAACCAGGAAGCTTTATACCAATACGTCAGTATTCCTAAAAATAAACTAAACGATACCTCCTCTACCTATTTGCAAAATATCCAATCTGATAACCAAGCGATAGGCGCTTCTCGACAAGCTATCCAAAACCAAATTTCCAGTTTAGGAAATGCTGCGCAGGTAATTTCCAGCAACTTAAACACAAATAATAACATTATTCAACAATCCCTACAGGTAGGACAAGCTCTTATCCAAACCTTCTCCCAAATTGTAAGCTTAATTGCTAACATCTAATTATAGAGGAACTTATGGCGATAAATCCCCTCCCCAGTACAATAAATAAAACCAATAAAGTGATTCCCGATTCTACAAAAGTAGTTCGTGACTCCATCACAATTAATAAACAGTCAGCCTTCTACTTTTGCATTACTGTAATGCTCAAACTCTCTGAATCCACAACCGAATACAGCAAATCAATCATAGCCGTACTAGAAGATAATACAGTAGTCCAGCAGCAAAGAGTTAAAGAGCTCATTAACCTCCCTTTACTCAAAGTTCCTGATCTACAGAAAAAAGCTGGAACTGATGACGAATATACTAACCAAAATGAAATCCAATCCTACCAAAGCTCAAACCAACAGATTTCAGCAAACCGTCAGATGATACAACAAGAACTCTCCTCGGCACAACAAAGAGCACAAGCGAACCAAAAAGCTGCAAACTCAACAACCACGGAATCCATGCAAATTCTACAAGCTACTAGCTCAATGCTCTCCACTCTAAAAGAACTAACAATTAAAGCGAATCTAACGACCTCACCCTCTGATTAAACTATGACAATAGTCTTCTAATAAAACAATCCATCCTCTACTATGGAGGCTTGACCGTCAGACTGTAGGTACAGCCTCTATGAGGGTGATCTTTCCCGATAAACACAACAAATTGCCTAACCTATCTAAGCTTTTAAAAAAACTTCCGTCGGTTATACTAGTTACTTCGTGTATCGCCCCGTTCCTTTCTTATATCATAAATAAAATTTTTGGAATTTCTGGGCTTCTTGAAGCTCTAGCCCTTTCTGTTAAAGGGATCCAGAAACATCATTTTTGGCAATTTTTCACCTATCCTCTAGTCACAGCAGATTCTCTATGCCTACATAAAGATCAAAGCTTTGAAATCACTCAAAGACTTCTTTTACGCAATGTCCTGGATTTCTTTCTTTTCTACAAAGCTATCCACCACGTCATCCGCAAGTTAGGAGCGTTCAGTGTTCTCGTCCTAATCTCAGGCGAGGTACTAATTACAGGAGCTGTTCTCTGGGGATTCATGGCTCTAATCCACAGCTCTCACGCCTTCTTCGGCCCAGAAAGTCTTATCTGCGGTGTTTTGACTGTGCAGATCTTCTTGGATCCAGAAAAGCGCTTTACAATAGGGGCTACTCCCCTATCAGTCTCAAGAAAGTGGGGCTTCGTATTCATTTTAGGGTTCTACTGTTGCATTCTCATTTTTTCTGGAGCCTTCTTCCTATTCCTCGGATCGATGCTTGCAATCATGTTGAGCATCCTATTTTGTAAAAAAGAAAAAATTCCTAACCCCTATATTACTTCTTTGAGATTCTAATTCTCCTCAGAAAGCACCGCTAAAATTGCAGCACGAACCTCACCGATTCCTGATAAAACACCCTCTTCAAAGCGAAAAAAGGGATTTCCTTCCAATTCAGGGAAATCCATAGGCTGCAATAAATCTTCGGGAGTTAAATTAGGAATGATCTCCTCTCCTAACTGTTGGAGTCGTAATTTCTGATCCTCGTAAAGCTGGTCTAGTAATGTAATAATTTTATTTTTCACTTTTCTCTCTACGCTTTTCTATAAAAAATTGTTTCATTAAATGTTCTGCCTCCTCCCGACATACATTCCCAGTACAAGTAACCGTATGGAAGGGATGCTTCTTAGTAAAAATATTGATCCAACTGCCTCCTGCTCCCAAACGGACGTCTGGTCCCCCCCAAACAACTCTAGAAATTCTAGCTAATTGAATCGCACCCGCACACATCAAACAAGGTTCTAACGTACAGTAGAGCACAGTATCCGATAAACGCCAATTATCTAAAGCCTCAGAAGCAGACCCTATACATAAAATTTCAGCATGAGCTGTAGCATCCTTAAGCTTCTCTACAGAATTATGCGCACGAGCAATAATTTTATTCTCTTTTACAATAATGCAACCTATAGGAACTTCATCCTCATCATAGGCCTTACGAGCTTCTTTGAAGGCTTGTTGCATAAAAAAAACATCTTTTTCCATATCGAAAAACATCTCTCTATCCAATTCTAAATAATATTATTTATTACGTTGCAAATTCTAAAAAGAAAAAAAATAACAATATACAATATCAATAAAACCCTTTTATGAAGCAATCTCAGACCTTTCAATAACCTTCCAATTTTTTCTTTGTTACAGAAAAAAAAGTCTTACCCTACCAAAAGGTGTACATTAACCATGTTCTCAAGTATAATTGGCTTTTGCGGTAATTATTTTAAGGAGACATCCGATGTCTTTGGATAAAGGAACTAAGGAAGAAATCACAAAGAAGTTTCAACTTCATGAAAAGGATACAGGATCGGCAGATGTACAAATTGCTATTCTCACGGAACATATCGCAGAATTGAAAGAACATCTTAAAAGATCTCCTAAAGACCAAAACTCCCGCTTAGCATTACTTAAGCTTGTTGGTCAAAGGAGAAAGCTCTTGGAATATCTTAATTCTACTGATACCGAAAGATATAAAAATTTAATTACAAGATTAAATCTACGTAAGTAGTTTTTTAGTTTTCCCTACAAATATCTAACAGGAGACCTTCATGAATTTTCAAACTATTTCTATCAATCTGACCGAAGGTAAAATGTTGGTATTTGAAACAGGGAAAATTGCTCGTCAAGCTAACGGAGCGGTTCTTGTCCGTTCAGGGGAAACTTGCGTTTTTGCAAGTGCTTGTGCTGTGAACCTTGATGACAAGGTAGATTTTCTTCCCTTACGAGTTGATTACCAAGAAAAATTTTCTTCCACAGGAAAAACCCTTGGTGGGTTCATAAAAAGAGAAGGACGCCCTTCCGAGAAAGAAATTTTAGTTTCTCGCTTAATTGATCGGTCTCTGCGTCCTTCATTCCCTTACCGACTCATGCAAGATGTTCAAATTTTATCTTATGTATGGTCTTACGACGGTCAAGTGTTACCTGATCCTCTCGCTATCTGCGGAGCATCGGCAGCCTTAGCGATCTCAGATATTCCACAGAATAACATTGTTGCTGGAGTACGCATTGGATGTATTGATAAGAAGTGGATAATCAATCCTACAAAAGCCGAACTAGCAGCCTCTACTCTAGATCTCGTACTCGCTGGAACAGAAAATGCTATTTTAATGATAGAAGGTCATTGCGATTTCTTTACTGAAGAACAAGTACTCAGTGCTATAGAATTTGGTCACAAACATATTGTTACGATCTGTAAAAAATTGCAAATGTGGCAAGAGGAAATCGGAAAGTCTAAAAATCTCAGTGTAGTGTATCCCCTTCCTCTAGAAGTTTTAACAGCAGTAGAGGAATGTGTTCAAAACAAATTTATTCAGCTTTTCAACATTAACGACAAGAAAGTACATGCAGCTACCGCGCATGAAATTGAAGAAACTGTTTTAGAAAAATTGGAGCGTGAAGATGATGATCTTTTCTCCTCTTTTAACATCAAAGCAGCATGCAAAACATTAAAATCTAATACGATGCGCGCTCTCATAAGAGAAAGAGGAGTTCGTGCGGATGGACGTTCCTTAACTACAGTTCGTCCTATTGGCATTGAAACTTCTTACCTTCCTCGCACTCACGGTAGCTGTCTCTTCACTCGTGGAGAAACACAAACACTAGCAGTTTGTACTTTGGGCAGTGAGGCCATGGCGCAACGTTATGAAGATCTCAATGGTGAGGGCCTTTCAAAATTTTACCTACAATACTTTTTCCCCCCCTTTTCTGTTGGAGAGGTAGGGAGAATGGGGTCTCCAGGAAGACGAGAAATTGGTCACGGCAAACTCGCAGAGAAAGCCCTAAGCCATGCTCTTCCCGATAGTGCTACATTTCCCTATACCATCCGTATAGAATCTAATATTACAGAATCTAATGGTTCTTCATCGATGGCTTCTGTGTGTGGCGGCTGCCTAGCTCTTATGGATGCTGGTGTCCCTATTTTTACTCCTATTACAGGAATCGCTATGGGGTTAATCCTTGATGACGATGGAGCTATCATCCTCTCTGATATTTCAGGTCTTGAAGATCATCTCGGAGACATGGACTTTAAAATAGCAGGGAGTACCGAAGGAATTACAGCCTTCCAAATGGATATCAAAGTTGAAGGAATCACCCCCGATATCATGAAAAAAGCTCTTTCTCAAGCAAAACAGGGGCGTAATGATATTTTAAATGTTATGAACGAAGCCCTTGCTGCTCCGAAAGCAGACCTATCTCAATACGCACCTCGTATTGAAACTATCCAAATTAAACCAACAAAAATTGCTTCAGTAATCGGACCTGGAGGCAAGCAAATTCGTCAGATCATTGAAGAGACTGGTGTCCAAATCGATATTAATGATTTAGGAATTGTCAGTATCTCTGCATCCTCAGCGTCGGCAATCAATAAAGCTAAAGAAATCATTGAAGGTTTAGTTGGTGAAGTTGAAGTTGGAAAGACCTACAGAGGTCGCGTAACTTCAGTAGTTCCCTTTGGAGCTTTTGTCGAAGTTCTCCCTGGGAAAGAAGGACTCTGCCACATTTCCGAGTTTTCTAGACAGCGAATAGAGAATATCGGCGATGTTGTTAAAGAAGGCGATATCATTGATGTAAAACTTTTAAGCATCAATGAAAAAGGCCAACTTAAGCTTAGCCACAAAGCAACTTTAGGGTAATCTTCTACTTTGCAGTTGTCGTCTGGACGGGTCTAAGTAGCATTAAACCCCAAGCCAGACAAAGTATCTTCTTTGGGAGGGGGTGGAGGAAGATCATCGGAAGACTTTTTGAATAACATTCCCTCTTCTTTCAGACGTGCCCTTTTCTTCTCGGGTTCCCAAGTATGGTCCATAATTTCTTTAACATCTTTGGAATCGAGAGTTTCAAACTCGATTAGCATCTGAGTCATGAGTTCTACTTCTGCCTTGTGCTCATTAATTATATCTAATGCACGTTGGTATGCAGCATCTAAAAGTGTTCTTAATTCTGTATCAATAGTTTTTGCTGTTTCTTCTGAATAACTCTTTTCGTGATAAGCACCATAACCTGTCAAGGCATCAGAACGGTCGTCATAAGTGACATTTCCTAGCTGAGGACTCATTCCCCACTCACAAACCATACTGCGTACTAGCTTTGTAGCCTGGGATATATCTTGCTGAGCACCGCTGGAAATATCTCCAAGAAAGATTTCCTCAGCAGCACGACCTCCCATCAACACAGCAAGCTGATCGTAAAGCTCTTTTTTCCAATAACTCAGCTTATTTTTTTCTGGTAGAAAATGAGTAGCTCCTAAAGAGAGCCCTCTGGGGATAATTGTAACTTTATCTACAGGATCTCCGTGCTGTACACAAAGCCCTACAACAGCATGACCAGACTCGTGATATGCTGTAGTTTTTCTCTCTTCGGCATCCATCTCTAAGCTTCTACGTTCCTTACCATAAAGAACTTTATCACGAGCTTCAGCAACATCAACAGCAGTAACTGCAGTACGGTCTTTACGTGCTGCTAATAAGGCAGCCTCATTCAATAAATTTTCTAAATCTGCTCCAGAAGCTCCTGGCGTACTTCTAGCAACTGCCATAAGATCTACAGTGGGGTCTAACTTGATTCTCTTTGCGTGTACCATAAGAATCTCAAAACGCCCCTTAATATCAGGAAGGTTCATCACAACACGTCGATCAAAACGTCCTGGGCGGAGCAGAGCCTTGTCTAGAACATCAGGACGGTTGGTTGCAGCCATAAGAATAACACCTTCGTTGGTGCCAAACCCATCCATTTCTACAAGAAGTTGGTTTAATGTCTGTTCTCTTTCATCATGACCACCACCAATACCAGCACCACGATGACGTCCTACAGCATCAATTTCATCAATAAAGATAATGCAAGGAGCGTTACGCTTTGCTTGCTCAAACATATCACGGATACGGCTTGCGCCGACTCCAACGAACATCTCAACAAAATCGGAACCAGCAATCGAGAAAAAGGGACGATCCGCCTCTCCAGATACAGCCTTAGCAATTAAGGTCTTTCCTGTTCCTGGGGGTCCTATCAACAGCACTCCTTTTGGAATACGTCCTCCTAAACTAGTAAACTTATTGGGATTTTTCAAGAAGTCCACAATCTCAATAAGTTCTTCTTTAGCTTCCTCGATACCAGCAACATCAGCAAAAGTAACCTTATTCTGTCCCTTGAGCAGCATCCGCGCAGGAGATTTCCCAAAAGACATCGCAGAACCACTCATCCCTCGCATCTGACGAGAAAAGACCAAGTAGACGAAGAGTAAAACTAAAATAATAGGTAAAAATGTAAAAAGATATCCTAAATAGTGTGGTGAAGGCTCTTGGCTCTTAAATGTTTTCTCCAAAACTAGGTTTCTTGGTTGATCTGGAGCCTTAAATGATAGCGAATGGTTAAACTTAAAGGCAGCCCACTCTTCCTTAGCCCCCGCAAACCAGTGGCCAAAAACTTCGGGATCCTGTTTCTCTAAACTACGAGAAGAAAGCTCTTGGTTATTGAAGTACCAAACTGTCTGACTTAATTCACTACGAAGCTTCTCTAACTGTGCTTGATTGAGATCGCGCACCTCGACCAATTTATGATACTTGTTCCACTCCTCTCGATAAAGGCGTACAGAACGGAGTTGAGAAAAACGTTCTCCTCCCTCAGACAATACTAAAGAAGAAGAGATCCGATTCAAAGTATTAAGAACCTGCCCATAAAGTGTATAGGCTTGTTCGCCATCAGTCTCCTGAGTTAAAGAGACCTCAACTTGCTGATAGAGATCTTTAAGCTCTCTTTTTAAAGTCTCGGATCCTATTCCTAAAACGGGAGAAAGGTACTTGCCTATTAACTCGTAAAGATCTGAGCCGTAGGTACGTAAAACTGCTGAAGATTGCGACAGCGCTCGATAACGCTCTTCTAAGGCATGTAGATTGATCAGCTGTGGATTTGCAGGTCCTGTAACAACCAGAGGCTCTATCGACAGAGAGCCTCCTCCTTCATCCTGATAAGAAATTGGATACCCTTGTTCAGGAATTGGGGATCCTGAAATTGCAGAAAACCATAGTATGGAATTCGTGACCTCTTTGCCTAAGATAGTAAGGCTCTTGCTCGTCTCTTGAAGATCAAAGTCTAACCGATGCCCCTGGTCAATAAGCTCTAGATAATGATAATGTACTTGTCCTTCTTGAGTTTGGACATCACGAAAACGTCCGCCAAAAGAAACTAAATTATCGTTAAGTGCTATCTTATGGCTATCTTCTGGAACGATTAAACGCAAGTTAACAAGGTGCTCTATTTGATGGCTAAAACCTACTTTAGCCTTCTTCCCAGCTACAAAATTTTGAAATGCAACTACACCAAAAACCACACCAAACAAAAGAAAAAAAAAGACTGTAGGGAAATTTTTTTTCGGTTCTGGCTTCATTTTCTTATCTTTCGACATAAACTTCACAACTAAGCTAATCAATCAGACGGATAATTATTCAATATAACATATTTTTTATTATTTTGTTTTAAAAAAAGTAAATGAAACTATAACAGCCAAATAAAAAATATGAATAGGCCCTAATACAAGGACCCAATCTTCTCTCATTTTTTCACATATAGAGAACATAATGAGTATATACTTTCTAATCTATCATTACTACTCTAGGTTTTATGATTACTACCTTATTCCTCATGCGTAAAGTTGCGCAAGAACTCTGAGATAAGTGATCGTAAACCATTTGTAAAAAATGCCTTGAAACAGCAACTCCAACATCATTAAAAAATTTCTTCATAACCCATTTACCTAAAAATGCTTGTTGAATTAAAGAGTCTGGAAATGGAAGTAATCTTTGAGATTTTTCATAAGTGACTGCAGAAAGAAATGGTTGGGCTTGCTCTTCGAGATACTCGGAAAGTTCTGCAGATTCTTCACCTAAGGTCAACAAAGGAAAAGTAATATTTTTTCCAAAGACCTCTTCAAGCCAAGGGAAAAGTTTTTTTCGCATCCTGGCTCTTAAATACCTTTCATCTTCATTTGAAGGATCTTGTATATAAGAAATGCCTCGAGCATCCAGAGCCTCTCTTAAAGAGCTTTTAGGAATATGTAGCAAAGGTCGTAAAAGTAAAACACCTTGAACGTAAGATCTCTCTGCCATAGCCTTGAGATTAGTTAAATGAGCGCTTTCTAACAAACGTTTCAAAACTGTTTCTGCTTGATCATTAGCGTGGTGAGCGAGGAAAATTCCTCCAGCATTTAGATGTCGATAGGATTCATAAAGAAGGGCGTAACGTTTCTTTCTTGCCTGATTCTCTAAATCTTTATCTCCTTGCTCTTCAGCGGTCAAGGCATGTAGAATGAAGGGAATACCTTCACGAGAGCAAAGTTCCTCTAACTCTTTAGCTTCTTGAGCAGACCTAGACCTCCAGCCGTGATCTATATGTACGGCAGTAAAAGAAACTCCACGTTCTTTAAGTAGATAAAAAAGAAAAAGAGAGTCGCTTCCACCAGACAGGGCAAGCAAATATCTTTTTTTTTCATCTAAAGAAGAAAAAAAAAGATCTAATTGCTTATCATCACAAATTAAATAAGAACTTAGTACCATTTTATACGCCTACATAGAAATCATGGGAAAGAATAGGGTTTCTGGGGTTTTTTCAGAAAAGATCTTTACTGTCTCACTCTATCAAAACGTCTAAGAAATTTTAATAATCAGGTAAGCTATGCCTATTTTATGGAAAATTCTCATTTTCCGTTACTTAAAAACAACAGTTTTTTGCACCTTAAGCTTAATCTGTATTTCTATAATTAGCTCTTTGCAAGAAATTGTTGCTTATATTGCTAAAGACGTTCCCTACGATACAGTCTTACGTTTAATCGCCTACCAAATCCCCTACCTTCTTCCCTTTATTCTCCCTGCTTCCTGTTTTGTCTCTGCATTCTCTCTTTTCCGTAAGTTATCAGACAACAATCAAATGACCTTTTTAAGAGCATCTGGCGCCTCGCAAAGCATCATCATGTTTCCTGTATTAATGATTTCAGGAGCCATTTGCTGTCTGAACTTTTATACGTGCTCGGAGCTTGCCTCAATTTGCCGTTATCAAACGTGCAAGGAAATTGCA from Candidatus Chlamydia corallus encodes:
- a CDS encoding DUF720 domain-containing protein; this encodes MSITITGTNPTANATNSSRPPLEPLNTPKIGAVLFSIYELLLQAIEIRQQTVLTQSQQLNDNTNIQQQLNQETNQIKYAIVSAGAKEDEITRVQNQNQNYSAQRSNIQDELVTTRQNGQIILSHASTNINIIQQLASQDSSFIKTTNSIGSTVNQMNKPLG
- a CDS encoding DUF720 domain-containing protein, which encodes MWIIDPLSVKKPLQAAINVPGTPITEGPNTATADDIITKFSKDSNPLIITVYYVYQSVLVAQDNLSIIAQELQANASAQTYLNNQEALYQYVSIPKNKLNDTSSTYLQNIQSDNQAIGASRQAIQNQISSLGNAAQVISSNLNTNNNIIQQSLQVGQALIQTFSQIVSLIANI
- a CDS encoding CT847 family type III secretion system effector — protein: MAINPLPSTINKTNKVIPDSTKVVRDSITINKQSAFYFCITVMLKLSESTTEYSKSIIAVLEDNTVVQQQRVKELINLPLLKVPDLQKKAGTDDEYTNQNEIQSYQSSNQQISANRQMIQQELSSAQQRAQANQKAANSTTTESMQILQATSSMLSTLKELTIKANLTTSPSD
- a CDS encoding nucleoside deaminase; the encoded protein is MEKDVFFMQQAFKEARKAYDEDEVPIGCIIVKENKIIARAHNSVEKLKDATAHAEILCIGSASEALDNWRLSDTVLYCTLEPCLMCAGAIQLARISRVVWGGPDVRLGAGGSWINIFTKKHPFHTVTCTGNVCREEAEHLMKQFFIEKRREKSEK
- the rpsO gene encoding 30S ribosomal protein S15, whose translation is MSLDKGTKEEITKKFQLHEKDTGSADVQIAILTEHIAELKEHLKRSPKDQNSRLALLKLVGQRRKLLEYLNSTDTERYKNLITRLNLRK
- the pnp gene encoding polyribonucleotide nucleotidyltransferase; the encoded protein is MNFQTISINLTEGKMLVFETGKIARQANGAVLVRSGETCVFASACAVNLDDKVDFLPLRVDYQEKFSSTGKTLGGFIKREGRPSEKEILVSRLIDRSLRPSFPYRLMQDVQILSYVWSYDGQVLPDPLAICGASAALAISDIPQNNIVAGVRIGCIDKKWIINPTKAELAASTLDLVLAGTENAILMIEGHCDFFTEEQVLSAIEFGHKHIVTICKKLQMWQEEIGKSKNLSVVYPLPLEVLTAVEECVQNKFIQLFNINDKKVHAATAHEIEETVLEKLEREDDDLFSSFNIKAACKTLKSNTMRALIRERGVRADGRSLTTVRPIGIETSYLPRTHGSCLFTRGETQTLAVCTLGSEAMAQRYEDLNGEGLSKFYLQYFFPPFSVGEVGRMGSPGRREIGHGKLAEKALSHALPDSATFPYTIRIESNITESNGSSSMASVCGGCLALMDAGVPIFTPITGIAMGLILDDDGAIILSDISGLEDHLGDMDFKIAGSTEGITAFQMDIKVEGITPDIMKKALSQAKQGRNDILNVMNEALAAPKADLSQYAPRIETIQIKPTKIASVIGPGGKQIRQIIEETGVQIDINDLGIVSISASSASAINKAKEIIEGLVGEVEVGKTYRGRVTSVVPFGAFVEVLPGKEGLCHISEFSRQRIENIGDVVKEGDIIDVKLLSINEKGQLKLSHKATLG
- the ftsH gene encoding ATP-dependent zinc metalloprotease FtsH yields the protein MSKDKKMKPEPKKNFPTVFFFLLFGVVFGVVAFQNFVAGKKAKVGFSHQIEHLVNLRLIVPEDSHKIALNDNLVSFGGRFRDVQTQEGQVHYHYLELIDQGHRLDFDLQETSKSLTILGKEVTNSILWFSAISGSPIPEQGYPISYQDEGGGSLSIEPLVVTGPANPQLINLHALEERYRALSQSSAVLRTYGSDLYELIGKYLSPVLGIGSETLKRELKDLYQQVEVSLTQETDGEQAYTLYGQVLNTLNRISSSLVLSEGGERFSQLRSVRLYREEWNKYHKLVEVRDLNQAQLEKLRSELSQTVWYFNNQELSSRSLEKQDPEVFGHWFAGAKEEWAAFKFNHSLSFKAPDQPRNLVLEKTFKSQEPSPHYLGYLFTFLPIILVLLFVYLVFSRQMRGMSGSAMSFGKSPARMLLKGQNKVTFADVAGIEEAKEELIEIVDFLKNPNKFTSLGGRIPKGVLLIGPPGTGKTLIAKAVSGEADRPFFSIAGSDFVEMFVGVGASRIRDMFEQAKRNAPCIIFIDEIDAVGRHRGAGIGGGHDEREQTLNQLLVEMDGFGTNEGVILMAATNRPDVLDKALLRPGRFDRRVVMNLPDIKGRFEILMVHAKRIKLDPTVDLMAVARSTPGASGADLENLLNEAALLAARKDRTAVTAVDVAEARDKVLYGKERRSLEMDAEERKTTAYHESGHAVVGLCVQHGDPVDKVTIIPRGLSLGATHFLPEKNKLSYWKKELYDQLAVLMGGRAAEEIFLGDISSGAQQDISQATKLVRSMVCEWGMSPQLGNVTYDDRSDALTGYGAYHEKSYSEETAKTIDTELRTLLDAAYQRALDIINEHKAEVELMTQMLIEFETLDSKDVKEIMDHTWEPEKKRARLKEEGMLFKKSSDDLPPPPPKEDTLSGLGFNAT
- the tilS gene encoding tRNA lysidine(34) synthetase TilS, which gives rise to MVLSSYLICDDKQLDLFFSSLDEKKRYLLALSGGSDSLFLFYLLKERGVSFTAVHIDHGWRSRSAQEAKELEELCSREGIPFILHALTAEEQGDKDLENQARKKRYALLYESYRHLNAGGIFLAHHANDQAETVLKRLLESAHLTNLKAMAERSYVQGVLLLRPLLHIPKSSLREALDARGISYIQDPSNEDERYLRARMRKKLFPWLEEVFGKNITFPLLTLGEESAELSEYLEEQAQPFLSAVTYEKSQRLLPFPDSLIQQAFLGKWVMKKFFNDVGVAVSRHFLQMVYDHLSQSSCATLRMRNKVVIIKPRVVMID